In a single window of the Serratia quinivorans genome:
- the nrdR gene encoding Transcriptional repressor NrdR, which yields MHCPFCAAVDTKVIDSRLVGDGSQVRRRRQCLVCNERFTTFEVAELVMPRVIKSDEVREPFNEDKLRRGMLKALEKRPVSSDDVENAINHIKSQLRATGEREVPTKLVGNLVMDALKKLDKVAYIRFASVYRSFEDIREFGEEIARLQD from the coding sequence ATGCATTGCCCTTTCTGCGCCGCCGTTGATACCAAAGTCATTGATTCTCGCCTGGTGGGTGATGGTTCGCAGGTGCGCCGTCGCCGCCAATGTTTGGTTTGTAATGAACGCTTCACCACCTTTGAAGTGGCTGAACTGGTGATGCCACGGGTAATCAAAAGCGATGAAGTGCGTGAGCCATTCAACGAAGACAAGCTGCGTCGCGGCATGCTGAAGGCGTTGGAAAAACGCCCGGTCAGCTCCGACGACGTGGAGAACGCGATCAACCACATTAAATCCCAGTTGCGCGCCACCGGCGAGCGTGAAGTCCCGACCAAACTGGTCGGTAACCTGGTGATGGACGCGCTGAAAAAGTTGGATAAAGTGGCCTATATTCGCTTTGCCTCGGTTTACCGCAGCTTTGAAGATATCCGCGAATTCGGCGAAGAGATCGCCCGTCTGCAGGACTAA